One Camelina sativa cultivar DH55 chromosome 3, Cs, whole genome shotgun sequence genomic window carries:
- the LOC104777543 gene encoding uncharacterized protein LOC104777543 translates to MASTNAVYRPTPTPDHDTTVVVVVFVSLGCVMFLAFLAFVIWFLIKKRSRKHRERSEAVRVDEHFKMKEAIVEGPDGKKSVVLSVEDDVQFADAIKKDEKDLKKHGAVGPSVASRS, encoded by the coding sequence ATGGCCTCCACGAATGCAGTCTACCGCCCCACACCAACTCCGGACCACGACACTACCGTTGTCGTAGTTGTGTTCGTCTCGTTGGGTTGTGTCATGTTCTTGGCGTTTCTAGCGTTTGTTATCTGGTTCTTGATCAAGAAGAGATCTAGGAAACACCGTGAGAGATCTGAGGCGGTTCGTGTGGATGAGCATTTTAAGATGAAGGAAGCTATAGTCGAAGGACCTGATGGAAAAAAGTCTGTTGTGTTATCCGTTGAGGATGATGTTCAGTTCGCAGACGCGATCAAGAAGGATGAGAAAGATCTTAAGAAACACGGAGCAGTTGGCCCATCTGTCGCTTCCCGTTCGTAA
- the LOC104777541 gene encoding uncharacterized protein LOC104777541, which yields MAPVCQTCGDIGFEEALVFCDSCKIEAIHRYCVGITPTPFTDYITWICEDCDESEIESDSIEVDQTAKLTHILKKSYRKRKKKKRKGSSNHTWPVLAEDHGLQDPTSVEPMEVSSSPIKDTLETNSGTDHNGGTSKRSDSSSFRKEVDQTDKLLYISKENEKEKKKKKKKKKKKDKTNKEKKNNTMSSNPNPLVLAAEDHGVQDATSVEPVKVSSLPVKGTTKESKKRKSSDSGNPHESSGLVRNGASASEAEKSSSVPDHSSCTSKRNDRSGRKEVDQTANLGHILEESEKKKKKKKKKKKKRSSSHSPPVLAVENNELHYATSVEPVEVSSSPPIKETMEAKRQESSCSRKPHELTELGGNGASASEAEKSSSVPDYSSCTSKRNDCGSGRKEVDQTSNLGHILEKSEKKKKKKKKRSSNHSPPVLAVENKELNDATNVEPVEVSSLPIKETMEAKRQEISDGRKPHELTGLDGNGASVSEAENSSSVRHHDSYTTKKRKLSSGNIPVTENRQLADGNSSCKEAELNMPQTSERLTSMHCRAQPIKKPIWRGLMSVKGGTSYSFDGISAHLSSLACPIVHEKASSLRGCLSAEMFPRMEIWPKTFLKNGGPKDDSVALFFFPSSQSNDEKTFYSLVGEMEKNDLAMRCLLDDAELLLFTSFMLPVDFWSFNSKDYLWGVFKPRRTPPH from the exons ATG GCTCCTGTTTGTCAAACTTGTGGCGACATTGGTTTTGAAGAAGCACTTGTTTTTTGTGACTCTTGTAAGATTGAGGCTATACACCG CTATTGTGTGGGCATAACACCGACTCCTTTTACGGATTACATAACTTGGATATGCGAGGACTGTGATGAGAGTGAAATTGAGTCTGATAGCATAGAAGTTGACCAGACTGCTAAGCTTACACATATATTGAAGAAGAGTTacagaaaaaggaagaagaagaagagaaaagggaGCAGCAATCACACCTGGCCGGTTTTAGCTGAGGACCATGGGCTCCAGGATCCTACCAGTGTTGAACCTATGGAGGTGTCTTCTTCACCAATTAAAGACACATTGGAGACTAACTCTGGTACAGACCATAACGGTGGTACCAGCAAAAGGAGTGACAGTAGCTCTTTTCGGAAAGAAGTTGATCAGACTGATAAGcttctatatatatctaaggagaatgagaaagagaagaagaagaagaagaagaagaagaagaagaaggataagacgaacaaggagaagaagaacaacacaATGAGCAGCAATCCCAACCCGCTGGTTTTAGCTGCTGAGGACCATGGTGTGCAGGATGCCACCAGTGTTGAACCTGTGAAGGTGTCTTCTTTACCAGTTAAAGGAACAACGAAGGAGTCTAAGAAACGAAAAAGCTCAGATAGTGGAAACCCTCATGAATCGTCTGGTTTAGTAAGAAATGGAGCATCTGCCTCGGAGGCTGAAAAGTCATCTAGTGTTCCAGATCATAGCTCTTGTACCAGCAAAAGGAATGACCGTTCTGGTCGCAAAGAAGTTGATCAGACTGCAAATCTTGGACATATCTTGGAGGAGagtgagaaaaagaagaagaagaagaagaagaagaagaagaaaaggagcaGCAGTCATTCCCCGCCAGTTTTAGCTGTGGAGAACAATGAGCTCCATTATGCTACCAGTGTTGAACCTGTGGAGGTGTCTTCTTCACCACCAATTAAAGAAACAATGGAGGCTAAGAGACAAGAAAGCTCATGTAGCAGAAAACCTCATGAATTGACTGAGTTAGGTGGAAATGGAGCGTCTGCCTCGGAGGCTGAAAAGTCATCTAGTGTTCCAGATTATAGCTCTTGTACCAGCAAAAGGAATGACTGTGGTTCTGGTCGCAAAGAAGTTGATCAGACTTCAAATCTTGGACATATCTTGGAGAAGagtgagaaaaagaagaagaagaagaagaaaaggagcaGCAATCATTCCCCGCCAGTATTAGCTGTGGAGAACAAGGAGCTCAATGATGCTACCAATGTTGAACCTGTGGAGGTGTCTTCTTTACCAATTAAAGAAACAATGGAGGCTAAGAGACAAGAAATCTCAGATGGCAGAAAACCTCATGAATTGACTGGGTTAGATGGAAATGGAGCATCTGTCTCGGAGGCTGAAAATTCATCTAGTGTGCGACATCACGATTCTTATAcgaccaagaaaagaaaattaagttCTGGAAACATACCGGTTACTGAAAATAGACAGTTAGCTGATGGGAATAGTTCTTGCAAAGAAGCTGAATTAAATATGCCTCAAACTTCTGAGAGGTTGACATCTATGCATTGTAGAGCACAACCAATCAAAAAACCGATATGGAG GGGATTGATGTCTGTAAAAGGAGGAACCAGCTATAGCTTTGATGGGATTTCTGCTCATCTATCAAGCTTAGCCTGCCCTATAGTCCATGAAAAGGCAAGCTCATTACGGGGCTGCCTCTCTGCTGAAATGTTTCCCAGGATGGAAATATGGCCAAAAACCTTTCTGAAGAATGGAGGACCTAAGGACGACAGTGttgctctttttttcttcccttcCAGTCAAAG TAATGATGAAAAGACTTTCTATTCCCTTGTCGGTGAAATGGAGAAGAATGATTTGGCGATGAGATGCCTGCTTGATGATGCAGAACTGCTACTTTTCACCTCTTTTATGTTACCAGTGGATTTTTGGT CTTTTAACTCAAAGGACTACCTGTGGGGTGTCTTCAAGCCCAGACGTACTCCTCCACATTAG